Proteins from a single region of Bos indicus isolate NIAB-ARS_2022 breed Sahiwal x Tharparkar chromosome 6, NIAB-ARS_B.indTharparkar_mat_pri_1.0, whole genome shotgun sequence:
- the ANXA5 gene encoding annexin A5 isoform X1, protein MKGLGTDEESILTLLTSRSNAQRQEIAVAFKTLFGRDLLDDLKSELTGKFEKLIVALMKPSRLYDAYELKHALKGAGTDEKVLTEIIASRTPEELRAIKQVYEEEYGSSLEDDVVGDTSGYYQRMLVVLLQANRDPDARIDEAQVEQDAQALFQAGELKWGTDEEKFITIFGTRSVSHLRRVFDKYMTISGFQIEETIDRETSGNLEQLLLAVVKSIRSIPAYLAETLYYAMKGAGTDDHTLIRVVVSRSEIDLYNIRKEFRKNFGTSLYSMIKGDTSGDYKKALLLLCGGEDD, encoded by the exons ATGAAAGGCCTGG GCACGGATGAGGAGAGCATCCTGACTCTGTTGACATCCCGCAGTAATGCTCAGCGCCAGGAGATTGCTGTGGCTTTTAAAACTCTGTTTGGCAGG GACCTTCTGGATGACCTGAAATCAGAACTGactggaaaatttgaaaaattaatcgTGGCTCTGATGAAACCCTCTCGGCTTTATGATGCCTATGAACTGAAGCATGCTCTTAAG GGAGCTGGGACAGATGAAAAAGTCCTGACAGAAATTATTGCGTCAAGGACACCTGAAGAACTGAGAGCCATAAAACAAGTGTATGAAGAAG AGTATGGCTCGAGCCTGGAAGATGATGTGGTGGGGGATACTTCAGGGTACTACCAGAGGATGTTGGTGGTCCTCCTTCAG GCTAAtagagaccctgatgctagaattGATGAAGCACAGGTTGAACAAGATGCTCAG gctttGTTCCAGGCTGGAGAACTGAAATGGGGAACAGATGAAGAAAAGTTTATTACCATCTTTGGAACACGAAGTGTATCTCACTTGAGAAGAG TGTTTGACAAATACATGACTATATCCGGGTTTCAAATTGAAGAAACCATTGACCGGGAGACTTCTGGCAATTTGGAACAGCTTCTCCTTGCTGTTG tgaaATCCATTCGCAGTATACCTGCCTACCTTGCAGAAACCCTCTACTATGCTATGAAG ggaGCTGGAACAGATGATCATACCCTCATCAGAGTTGTGGTTTCCAGAAGTGAGATTGATCTGTATAACATCAGGAAGGAGTTTAGGAAGAATTTTGGCACCTCTCTTTATTCCATGATTAAG
- the ANXA5 gene encoding annexin A5 isoform X2: protein MAQVLRGTVADFPGFDERADAETLRKAMKGLGTDEESILTLLTSRSNAQRQEIAVAFKTLFGRDLLDDLKSELTGKFEKLIVALMKPSRLYDAYELKHALKGAGTDEKVLTEIIASRTPEELRAIKQVYEEEYGSSLEDDVVGDTSGYYQRMLVVLLQANRDPDARIDEAQVEQDAQALFQAGELKWGTDEEKFITIFGTRSVSHLRRVFDKYMTISGFQIEETIDRETSGNLEQLLLAVVKSIRSIPAYLAETLYYAMKGAGTDDHTLIRVVVSRSEIDLYNIRKEFRKNFGTSLYSMIKGDTSGDYKKALLLLCGGEDD from the exons ATGGCACAG GTTCTCAGAGGCACCGTGGCTGACTTCCCTGGATTCGATGAGCGGGCCGATGCAGAAACCCTTCGGAAGGCCATGAAAGGCCTGG GCACGGATGAGGAGAGCATCCTGACTCTGTTGACATCCCGCAGTAATGCTCAGCGCCAGGAGATTGCTGTGGCTTTTAAAACTCTGTTTGGCAGG GACCTTCTGGATGACCTGAAATCAGAACTGactggaaaatttgaaaaattaatcgTGGCTCTGATGAAACCCTCTCGGCTTTATGATGCCTATGAACTGAAGCATGCTCTTAAG GGAGCTGGGACAGATGAAAAAGTCCTGACAGAAATTATTGCGTCAAGGACACCTGAAGAACTGAGAGCCATAAAACAAGTGTATGAAGAAG AGTATGGCTCGAGCCTGGAAGATGATGTGGTGGGGGATACTTCAGGGTACTACCAGAGGATGTTGGTGGTCCTCCTTCAG GCTAAtagagaccctgatgctagaattGATGAAGCACAGGTTGAACAAGATGCTCAG gctttGTTCCAGGCTGGAGAACTGAAATGGGGAACAGATGAAGAAAAGTTTATTACCATCTTTGGAACACGAAGTGTATCTCACTTGAGAAGAG TGTTTGACAAATACATGACTATATCCGGGTTTCAAATTGAAGAAACCATTGACCGGGAGACTTCTGGCAATTTGGAACAGCTTCTCCTTGCTGTTG tgaaATCCATTCGCAGTATACCTGCCTACCTTGCAGAAACCCTCTACTATGCTATGAAG ggaGCTGGAACAGATGATCATACCCTCATCAGAGTTGTGGTTTCCAGAAGTGAGATTGATCTGTATAACATCAGGAAGGAGTTTAGGAAGAATTTTGGCACCTCTCTTTATTCCATGATTAAG